Proteins encoded within one genomic window of Festucalex cinctus isolate MCC-2025b chromosome 18, RoL_Fcin_1.0, whole genome shotgun sequence:
- the mia gene encoding melanoma-derived growth regulatory protein translates to MPCKFFLFLSLWLLLPNSDAGRQMPKLSTRKLCADSECSYAILIARAVQDYDPSDCRFISIRQGQLVYVYAMLQDTGNLFWAGSVQDSYYGGQEARLGHFPSTVVEEVQALQPANTEVKTTKWDFYCN, encoded by the exons ATGCCTTGCAAATTCTTTCTGTTTCTCTCACTTTGGCTTTTGCTGCCAAACTCTGATGCAGGAAGGCAGATGCCTAAACTTTCTACTCGAAAACTCTGTGCTGACTCGGAATGTAGCT ATGCTATCCTGATCGCTCGTGCCGTGCAGGACTATGACCCCTCAGACTGCAGGTTCATCTCCATCCGACAGGGGCAGCTGGTGTACGTCTACGCCATGCTGCAGGACACTGGCAACCTCTTCTGGGCAGGCAGt GTTCAGGATTCCTATTATGGAGGACAGGAAGCTCGGCTTGGTCACTTCCCCAGCACTGTGGTGGAGGAGGTTCAAGCTCTCCAGCCAGCCAACACCGAAGTCAAGACGACC AAATGGGACTTTTACTGTAACTGA
- the LOC144006767 gene encoding alpha-crystallin B chain-like, translated as MDIPIQYPWYRRAFPYRRADVSFAESLTDWPLIWPFPWSFAWMRPSFVRWLNWPENGHSEMHVEKDRYVIYLDVKHFSPDELSVSVGDEFIAIHAKHEDRQDDHGYVSREFLRKYRLPTGVSCADITSSLSFDGVLTITAPRSSPGPERNIPISCEDGTAKQKM; from the exons ATGGATATCCCCATTCAGTACCCCTGGTACCGCCGGGCCTTCCCGTACCGACGCGCCGACGTGTCCTTCGCCGAGTCTCTCACCGACTGGCCTCTCATCTGGCCTTTCCCGTGGTCTTTTGCTTGGATGCGCCCCAGTTTCGTGCGCTGGTTAAACTGGCCCGAAAACGGACACAGCGAG ATGCACGTGGAAAAGGATCGCTATGTGATTTATCTGGATGTGAAGCATTTCTCGCCGGACGAGCTGAGCGTCAGCGTGGGCGACGAGTTCATCGCGATACACGCCAAGCATGAAGACAGACAG GACGACCACGGCTACGTGTCCAGGGAGTTCCTGCGGAAGTACCGGCTTCCCACCGGCGTGTCGTGCGCCGACATCACCTCCAGCTTGTCGTTCGACGGCGTGCTGACAATCACCGCGCCCAGGTCCTCACCCGGCCCCGAGCGCAACATCCCAATATCCTGTGAGGATGGAACAGCCAAGCAGAAAATGTAG